A genomic region of Populus nigra chromosome 11, ddPopNigr1.1, whole genome shotgun sequence contains the following coding sequences:
- the LOC133706337 gene encoding ADP-glucose phosphorylase-like, whose product MSPQGQNTGRRPELRHDPVTNRWVIFSPARAKRPTDLKSKSPQNSNPNDNSSCPFCIGNEHECAPEIFRVPSDPSDPNWKLRVIENLYPALNRNLEGPCDEKQDMGVPGLAMGGFGFHDVVIENPVHSVHLCDMEARDIGQVLLAYKKRIQQIATVESIKYVQVFKNHGASAGASMSHSHSQILALPIIPSSVSARFEGMNEYFEKTGKCSLCEVQAKELLIDESTHFISIVPFAATFPFEIWIIPRAHSSHFHEFDCEKMVDLGGLLKLMLRKMSLQLNNPPFNFMIQTSPLQVKESELFYSHWFLQIIPQLSGVGGFEIGTGCYINPVFPEDAAKVMREVNLQVEG is encoded by the exons ATGTCACCACAAGGTCAAAATACGGGTCGGAGGCCCGAGCTCAGGCACGACCCGGTAACAAACCGATGGGTCATTTTCTCACCCGCCCGTGCCAAAAGACCCACTGATCTCAAATCCAAATCCCCTCAAAACTCTAACCCCAACGACAACTCCTCATGCCCTTTCTGCATCGGCAACGAGCACGAGTGTGCACCCGAAATCTTCCGGGTCCCGTCTGACCCGTCCGACCCGAATTGGAAACTCCGGGTCATTGAGAATCTCTATCCCGCCCTGAACAGGAATCTCGAGGGCCCGTGTGATGAAAAGCAGGATATGGGTGTTCCGGGTCTGGCCATGGGCGGTTTTGGGTTTCACGATGTGGTGATAGAGAACCCGGTTCATTCGGTCCATCTGTGTGATATGGAGGCGAGAGATATTGGCCAAGTTTTGCTTGCTTATAAGAAGAGGATTCAGCAGATTGCTACTGTTGAATCCATTAAATACGTGCAg GTGTTCAAGAACCATGGCGCATCTGCTGGAGCATCGATGAGTCATTCACATAGCCAGATACTGGCTCTTCCCATTATTCCTTCATCAGTTTCTGCTCGATTTGAGGGCATGAATGAGTACTTTGAAAAGACAGGAAAATGCAGTCTATGTGAAGTTCAAGCAAAAGAACTTTTGATTGATGAATCGACTCATTTTATCTCCATTGTTCCTTTTGCTGCCACATTCCCTTTTGAGATATGGATTATTCCCAGGGCGCACTCCTCTCATTTCCATGAATTTGACTGTGAGAAG ATGGTTGATCTCGGTGGATTGCTGAAGCTCATGCTTAGGAAGATGTCTCTACAACTGAACAACCCGCCATTTAACTTCATGATCCAGACCTCTCCCCTTCAGGTTAAAGAATCAGAATTATTCTATTCTCACTGGTTTTTACAGATAATACCTCAGTTGAGTGGGGTCGGGGGGTTTGAAATTGGAACTGGCTGCTACATAAATCCTGTTTTCCCCGAGGATGCTGCAAAGGTTATGAGGGAAGTTAATCTGCAAGTGGAGGGTTGA